One Microtus pennsylvanicus isolate mMicPen1 chromosome 3, mMicPen1.hap1, whole genome shotgun sequence DNA window includes the following coding sequences:
- the Icam1 gene encoding intercellular adhesion molecule 1 isoform X1, with amino-acid sequence MAPTLPLLLALVALVIPGPGGAQVSIHPIEASLLMGASMQVNCSSSCTEDLDLGLETQWPKREVESGPRWKLFELSDIEEDSKPLCFETCGSIQSSASATINLYSFPERVELDPLPTWQQVGKNLTLRCLVDGGTPRHRLSVMLLREEEVLYRQPVDVDPKNPKEITATVLVSRDDHEANFSCRTELDLRSQGLALFTNVSMTRQLRAFDLPVTIPKLDTSDLLEVGTKQKVHCSLEGLFPASEAQISLELGGHTLTSKSTNHRDLVSAMALVEVTSELEGTQQLLCVLKLADQTLRAERILSIYSFPAPALTLSQPNVSEGSQVTVSCQARGGAQVVNLTDVQHRSSSPKVQCPLSDVQPRPPSPKVQCTLTATAEDNERLFSCSAALNVAGQVLFKTRTLELQVLYGPYLDESDCRTNWPWEVGTQQTLKCEARGNPPPTLKCSRKGDGAPLPIGVVKSVTWAMNGTYVCHAESSHGNVTRDVFLMVYTETNLTLIIILVTMLVIVLIITAAMYFYNRQRKIKIYKLQRAQEEAMKLKAQAPPP; translated from the exons ATGGCTCccaccctgcctctgctcctggccCTGGTAGCCCTTGTGATTCCAG GGCCTGGTGGCGCTCAAGTATCCATCCACCCCATAGAAGCCTCCCTGCTGATGGGTGCATCCATGCAGGTGAACTGCTCTTCCTCCTGCACTGAGGACCTCGACCTGGGCTTGGAGACTCAGTGGCCCAAAAGAGAGGTAGAGAGTGGACCCAGGTGGAAGCTGTTTGAACTGAGTGACATTGAAGAAGACAGCAAGCCCCTGTGCTTTGAGACCTGTGGCTCCATCCAGTCCTCAGCCTCTGCCACCATCAACTTATACT CATTCCCAGAGCGTGTGGAGCTGGACCCTCTGCCCACCTGGCAGCAGGTGGGTAAGAACCTCACCCTGCGCTGCTTGGTGGATGGTGGGACACCGCGGCACCGACTCTCAGTCATGCTGCTCCGAGAGGAGGAGGTGCTGTACCGGCAGCCAGTGGATGTGGACCCCAAGAACCCCAAAGAGATCACAGCCACGGTGCTGGTGAGCAGAGACGACCACGAAGCCAATTTCTCATGTCGCACAGAGCTGGACCTCAGGTCACAAGGACTAGCACTGTTCACGAATGTCTCCATGACCAGGCAGCTCCGGGCTTTCG ATCTTCCTGTGACCATCCCGAAGCTCGACACCTCTGACCTCCTGGAGGTGGGCACCAAGCAGAAAGTGCACTGCTCCCTGGAAGGCCTGTTTCCTGCCTCTGAAGCCCAGATATCTCTAGAGCTGGGAGGCCATACACTGACCTCCAAGAGCACAAACCACAGAGACTTGGTGTCGGCCATGGCCTTGGTGGAGGTGACTTCGGAGCTGGAGGGAACTCAGCAGCTGCTCTGTGTTTTGAAGCTGGCAGACCAGACCCTGAGGGCGGAGAGGATCTTGAGCATCTACA GCTTTCCAGCTCCAGCCTTGACCCTGAGCCAGCCAAACGTCTCAGAAGGGAGCCAAGTGACTGTGAGTTGTCAAGCCAGAGGTGGAGCGCAGGTGGTGAATCTGACTGATGTTCAGCACAGGTCCTCGTCCCCGAAGGTCCAGTGCCCGCTGAGTGATGTTCAGCCCAGGCCCCCGTCCCCAAAGGTCCAGTGCACGCTGACGGCCACAGCTGAGGATAACGAGCGACTCTTCTCTTGCTCTGCTGCCCTGAACGTGGCTGGGCAGGTGCTGTTTAAAACCCGGACCCTGGAACTGCAAGTGCTGT ATGGTCCATACCTGGACGAGAGTGACTGCCGGACGAACTGGCCCTGGGAAGTGGGGACTCAGCAGACTCTAAAATGTGAGGCCAGGGGTAACCCACCCCCCACACTGAAGTGCAGCCGGAAAGGAGATGGAGCCCCGCTGCCCATCGGGGTGGTGAAGTCTGTCACTTGGGCAATGAACGGCACCTATGTGTGCCATGCTGAAAGCTCCCATGGAAATGTCACCAGAGACGTGTTCCTGATGGTCT acacagagaccaacCTTACCCTGATCATCATTTTGGTGACAATGCTGGTCATTGTCCTTATAATCACAGCAGCCATGTACTTCTATAACCGCCAGAGAAAGATCAAGATATACAAGCTACAGAGGGCGCAGGAAGAGGCCATGAAACTCAAGGCACAAGCCCCGCCCCCCTGA
- the Icam1 gene encoding intercellular adhesion molecule 1 isoform X2: MAPTLPLLLALVALVIPGPGGAQVSIHPIEASLLMGASMQVNCSSSCTEDLDLGLETQWPKREVESGPRWKLFELSDIEEDSKPLCFETCGSIQSSASATINLYSFPERVELDPLPTWQQVGKNLTLRCLVDGGTPRHRLSVMLLREEEVLYRQPVDVDPKNPKEITATVLVSRDDHEANFSCRTELDLRSQGLALFTNVSMTRQLRAFDLPVTIPKLDTSDLLEVGTKQKVHCSLEGLFPASEAQISLELGGHTLTSKSTNHRDLVSAMALVEVTSELEGTQQLLCVLKLADQTLRAERILSIYSFPAPALTLSQPNVSEGSQVTVSCQARGGAQVVNLTDVQHRSSSPKVQCPLSDVQPRPPSPKVQCTLTATAEDNERLFSCSAALNVAGQVLFKTRTLELQVLYGPYLDESDCRTNWPWEVGTQQTLKCEARGNPPPTLKCSRKGDGAPLPIGVVKSVTWAMNGTYVCHAESSHGNVTRDVFLMTQRPTLP; this comes from the exons ATGGCTCccaccctgcctctgctcctggccCTGGTAGCCCTTGTGATTCCAG GGCCTGGTGGCGCTCAAGTATCCATCCACCCCATAGAAGCCTCCCTGCTGATGGGTGCATCCATGCAGGTGAACTGCTCTTCCTCCTGCACTGAGGACCTCGACCTGGGCTTGGAGACTCAGTGGCCCAAAAGAGAGGTAGAGAGTGGACCCAGGTGGAAGCTGTTTGAACTGAGTGACATTGAAGAAGACAGCAAGCCCCTGTGCTTTGAGACCTGTGGCTCCATCCAGTCCTCAGCCTCTGCCACCATCAACTTATACT CATTCCCAGAGCGTGTGGAGCTGGACCCTCTGCCCACCTGGCAGCAGGTGGGTAAGAACCTCACCCTGCGCTGCTTGGTGGATGGTGGGACACCGCGGCACCGACTCTCAGTCATGCTGCTCCGAGAGGAGGAGGTGCTGTACCGGCAGCCAGTGGATGTGGACCCCAAGAACCCCAAAGAGATCACAGCCACGGTGCTGGTGAGCAGAGACGACCACGAAGCCAATTTCTCATGTCGCACAGAGCTGGACCTCAGGTCACAAGGACTAGCACTGTTCACGAATGTCTCCATGACCAGGCAGCTCCGGGCTTTCG ATCTTCCTGTGACCATCCCGAAGCTCGACACCTCTGACCTCCTGGAGGTGGGCACCAAGCAGAAAGTGCACTGCTCCCTGGAAGGCCTGTTTCCTGCCTCTGAAGCCCAGATATCTCTAGAGCTGGGAGGCCATACACTGACCTCCAAGAGCACAAACCACAGAGACTTGGTGTCGGCCATGGCCTTGGTGGAGGTGACTTCGGAGCTGGAGGGAACTCAGCAGCTGCTCTGTGTTTTGAAGCTGGCAGACCAGACCCTGAGGGCGGAGAGGATCTTGAGCATCTACA GCTTTCCAGCTCCAGCCTTGACCCTGAGCCAGCCAAACGTCTCAGAAGGGAGCCAAGTGACTGTGAGTTGTCAAGCCAGAGGTGGAGCGCAGGTGGTGAATCTGACTGATGTTCAGCACAGGTCCTCGTCCCCGAAGGTCCAGTGCCCGCTGAGTGATGTTCAGCCCAGGCCCCCGTCCCCAAAGGTCCAGTGCACGCTGACGGCCACAGCTGAGGATAACGAGCGACTCTTCTCTTGCTCTGCTGCCCTGAACGTGGCTGGGCAGGTGCTGTTTAAAACCCGGACCCTGGAACTGCAAGTGCTGT ATGGTCCATACCTGGACGAGAGTGACTGCCGGACGAACTGGCCCTGGGAAGTGGGGACTCAGCAGACTCTAAAATGTGAGGCCAGGGGTAACCCACCCCCCACACTGAAGTGCAGCCGGAAAGGAGATGGAGCCCCGCTGCCCATCGGGGTGGTGAAGTCTGTCACTTGGGCAATGAACGGCACCTATGTGTGCCATGCTGAAAGCTCCCATGGAAATGTCACCAGAGACGTGTTCCTGATG acacagagaccaacCTTACCCTGA
- the Mrpl4 gene encoding large ribosomal subunit protein uL4m gives MLRLFRAVSQAWHRPSGSRVLTSLAEHSARPAESSEPGDSAGLLSPVLRKCELRIPAHQRPVQAWVESLRGFEQERVGLAELHPDVFATAPRLDVLHQVAIWQKNFKRISYAKTKTRAEVSGGGRKPWQQKGSGRARHGSIRSPIWRGGGVAHGPRGPTSYYYMLPMKVRALGLKVALTVKLMQDDLHIVDSLELPTADPQYLTELAQYRHWGSSVLLVDLTHEEMPKNVVAATSRLKSFNLIPAVGLNVYSMLKHQTLVLTLPSIAFLEDKLLWQDSRYTPLYPFRLPYNDFP, from the exons ATGCTGCGATTGTTTCGGGCCGTTTCGCAGGCCTGGCATCGACCCTCTGGCTCTCGG GTCCTCACCTCGCTAGCGGAGCACTCGGCACGGCCAGCCGAGAGCTCGGAGCCGGGGGATAGCGCGG GTCTCCTAAGTCCCGTGTTGCGCAAGTGCGAGCTCCGGATCCCCGCGCACCAGCGCCCCGTGCAGGCCTGGGTCGAGTCCCTGCGTGGCTTCGAGCAGGAGCGGGTCGGCCTGGCGGAGCTGCACCCGGATGTGTTTGCCACGGCGCCCCG GCTGGATGTTCTGCACCAGGTTGCCATCTGGCAGAAGAACTTCAAGAGAATC AGCTATGCTAAGACCAAGACCAGGGCTGAGGTGAGTGGTGGTGGCCGCAAGCCCTGGCAGCAGAAAGGCAGTGGCCGTGCCCGGCATGGCAGCATCCGTTCCCCCATATGGCGGGGAG GAGGCGTAGCCCATGGTCCCCGGGGCCCTACAAGTTACTACTACATGTTGCCCATGAAAGTGAGGGCACTGGGCCTCAAGGTGGCCTTGACTGTCAAGCTGATGCAG gATGACCTTCACATcgtggattctctggaactgccCACTGCAGACCCTCAGTACCTGACAGAGCTGGCCCAGTACCGCCACTGGGGGAGTTCCGTGCTCCTTGTAGACTT GACACATGAAGAGATGCCCAAGAATGTTGTGGCAGCCACCTCCAGGCTCAAGAGCTTCAACTTGATCCCTGCAGTTG GCCTGAATGTGTACAGCATGCTCAAACACCAGACTCTGGTCCTTACCCTGCCTTCCATCGCCTTTCTGGAGGACAAGCTACTCTGGCAGGATTCAAGATACACTCCGCTCTACCCCTTCCGCTTGCCCTACAATGACTTCCCCTGA
- the Icam1 gene encoding intercellular adhesion molecule 1 isoform X4, with product MAPTLPLLLALVALVIPGPGGAQVSIHPIEASLLMGASMQVNCSSSCTEDLDLGLETQWPKREVESGPRWKLFELSDIEEDSKPLCFETCGSIQSSASATINLYSFPERVELDPLPTWQQVGKNLTLRCLVDGGTPRHRLSVMLLREEEVLYRQPVDVDPKNPKEITATVLVSRDDHEANFSCRTELDLRSQGLALFTNVSMTRQLRAFDLPVTIPKLDTSDLLEVGTKQKVHCSLEGLFPASEAQISLELGGHTLTSKSTNHRDLVSAMALVEVTSELEGTQQLLCVLKLADQTLRAERILSIYSFPAPALTLSQPNVSEGSQVTVSCQARGGAQVVNLTDVQHRSSSPKVQCPLSDVQPRPPSPKVQCTLTATAEDNERLFSCSAALNVAGQVLFKTRTLELQVLYGPYLDESDCRTNWPWEVGTQQTLKCEARGNPPPTLKCSRKGDGAPLPIGVVKSVTWAMNGTYVCHAESSHGNVTRDVFLMV from the exons ATGGCTCccaccctgcctctgctcctggccCTGGTAGCCCTTGTGATTCCAG GGCCTGGTGGCGCTCAAGTATCCATCCACCCCATAGAAGCCTCCCTGCTGATGGGTGCATCCATGCAGGTGAACTGCTCTTCCTCCTGCACTGAGGACCTCGACCTGGGCTTGGAGACTCAGTGGCCCAAAAGAGAGGTAGAGAGTGGACCCAGGTGGAAGCTGTTTGAACTGAGTGACATTGAAGAAGACAGCAAGCCCCTGTGCTTTGAGACCTGTGGCTCCATCCAGTCCTCAGCCTCTGCCACCATCAACTTATACT CATTCCCAGAGCGTGTGGAGCTGGACCCTCTGCCCACCTGGCAGCAGGTGGGTAAGAACCTCACCCTGCGCTGCTTGGTGGATGGTGGGACACCGCGGCACCGACTCTCAGTCATGCTGCTCCGAGAGGAGGAGGTGCTGTACCGGCAGCCAGTGGATGTGGACCCCAAGAACCCCAAAGAGATCACAGCCACGGTGCTGGTGAGCAGAGACGACCACGAAGCCAATTTCTCATGTCGCACAGAGCTGGACCTCAGGTCACAAGGACTAGCACTGTTCACGAATGTCTCCATGACCAGGCAGCTCCGGGCTTTCG ATCTTCCTGTGACCATCCCGAAGCTCGACACCTCTGACCTCCTGGAGGTGGGCACCAAGCAGAAAGTGCACTGCTCCCTGGAAGGCCTGTTTCCTGCCTCTGAAGCCCAGATATCTCTAGAGCTGGGAGGCCATACACTGACCTCCAAGAGCACAAACCACAGAGACTTGGTGTCGGCCATGGCCTTGGTGGAGGTGACTTCGGAGCTGGAGGGAACTCAGCAGCTGCTCTGTGTTTTGAAGCTGGCAGACCAGACCCTGAGGGCGGAGAGGATCTTGAGCATCTACA GCTTTCCAGCTCCAGCCTTGACCCTGAGCCAGCCAAACGTCTCAGAAGGGAGCCAAGTGACTGTGAGTTGTCAAGCCAGAGGTGGAGCGCAGGTGGTGAATCTGACTGATGTTCAGCACAGGTCCTCGTCCCCGAAGGTCCAGTGCCCGCTGAGTGATGTTCAGCCCAGGCCCCCGTCCCCAAAGGTCCAGTGCACGCTGACGGCCACAGCTGAGGATAACGAGCGACTCTTCTCTTGCTCTGCTGCCCTGAACGTGGCTGGGCAGGTGCTGTTTAAAACCCGGACCCTGGAACTGCAAGTGCTGT ATGGTCCATACCTGGACGAGAGTGACTGCCGGACGAACTGGCCCTGGGAAGTGGGGACTCAGCAGACTCTAAAATGTGAGGCCAGGGGTAACCCACCCCCCACACTGAAGTGCAGCCGGAAAGGAGATGGAGCCCCGCTGCCCATCGGGGTGGTGAAGTCTGTCACTTGGGCAATGAACGGCACCTATGTGTGCCATGCTGAAAGCTCCCATGGAAATGTCACCAGAGACGTGTTCCTGATGGTCT ag
- the Icam1 gene encoding intercellular adhesion molecule 1 isoform X3, with translation MAPTLPLLLALVALVIPGPGGAQVSIHPIEASLLMGASMQVNCSSSCTEDLDLGLETQWPKREVESGPRWKLFELSDIEEDSKPLCFETCGSIQSSASATINLYSFPERVELDPLPTWQQVGKNLTLRCLVDGGTPRHRLSVMLLREEEVLYRQPVDVDPKNPKEITATVLVSRDDHEANFSCRTELDLRSQGLALFTNVSMTRQLRAFDLPVTIPKLDTSDLLEVGTKQKVHCSLEGLFPASEAQISLELGGHTLTSKSTNHRDLVSAMALVEVTSELEGTQQLLCVLKLADQTLRAERILSIYSFPAPALTLSQPNVSEGSQVTVSCQARGGAQVVNLTDVQHRSSSPKVQCPLSDVQPRPPSPKVQCTLTATAEDNERLFSCSAALNVAGQVLFKTRTLELQVLYGPYLDESDCRTNWPWEVGTQQTLKCEARGNPPPTLKCSRKGDGAPLPIGVVKSVTWAMNGTYVCHAESSHGNVTRDVFLMRPTLP, from the exons ATGGCTCccaccctgcctctgctcctggccCTGGTAGCCCTTGTGATTCCAG GGCCTGGTGGCGCTCAAGTATCCATCCACCCCATAGAAGCCTCCCTGCTGATGGGTGCATCCATGCAGGTGAACTGCTCTTCCTCCTGCACTGAGGACCTCGACCTGGGCTTGGAGACTCAGTGGCCCAAAAGAGAGGTAGAGAGTGGACCCAGGTGGAAGCTGTTTGAACTGAGTGACATTGAAGAAGACAGCAAGCCCCTGTGCTTTGAGACCTGTGGCTCCATCCAGTCCTCAGCCTCTGCCACCATCAACTTATACT CATTCCCAGAGCGTGTGGAGCTGGACCCTCTGCCCACCTGGCAGCAGGTGGGTAAGAACCTCACCCTGCGCTGCTTGGTGGATGGTGGGACACCGCGGCACCGACTCTCAGTCATGCTGCTCCGAGAGGAGGAGGTGCTGTACCGGCAGCCAGTGGATGTGGACCCCAAGAACCCCAAAGAGATCACAGCCACGGTGCTGGTGAGCAGAGACGACCACGAAGCCAATTTCTCATGTCGCACAGAGCTGGACCTCAGGTCACAAGGACTAGCACTGTTCACGAATGTCTCCATGACCAGGCAGCTCCGGGCTTTCG ATCTTCCTGTGACCATCCCGAAGCTCGACACCTCTGACCTCCTGGAGGTGGGCACCAAGCAGAAAGTGCACTGCTCCCTGGAAGGCCTGTTTCCTGCCTCTGAAGCCCAGATATCTCTAGAGCTGGGAGGCCATACACTGACCTCCAAGAGCACAAACCACAGAGACTTGGTGTCGGCCATGGCCTTGGTGGAGGTGACTTCGGAGCTGGAGGGAACTCAGCAGCTGCTCTGTGTTTTGAAGCTGGCAGACCAGACCCTGAGGGCGGAGAGGATCTTGAGCATCTACA GCTTTCCAGCTCCAGCCTTGACCCTGAGCCAGCCAAACGTCTCAGAAGGGAGCCAAGTGACTGTGAGTTGTCAAGCCAGAGGTGGAGCGCAGGTGGTGAATCTGACTGATGTTCAGCACAGGTCCTCGTCCCCGAAGGTCCAGTGCCCGCTGAGTGATGTTCAGCCCAGGCCCCCGTCCCCAAAGGTCCAGTGCACGCTGACGGCCACAGCTGAGGATAACGAGCGACTCTTCTCTTGCTCTGCTGCCCTGAACGTGGCTGGGCAGGTGCTGTTTAAAACCCGGACCCTGGAACTGCAAGTGCTGT ATGGTCCATACCTGGACGAGAGTGACTGCCGGACGAACTGGCCCTGGGAAGTGGGGACTCAGCAGACTCTAAAATGTGAGGCCAGGGGTAACCCACCCCCCACACTGAAGTGCAGCCGGAAAGGAGATGGAGCCCCGCTGCCCATCGGGGTGGTGAAGTCTGTCACTTGGGCAATGAACGGCACCTATGTGTGCCATGCTGAAAGCTCCCATGGAAATGTCACCAGAGACGTGTTCCTGATG agaccaacCTTACCCTGA